The genomic segment GTCGCCCAGCTCAGCCGCACCATCGAGCCGTTGAGCGCGCTGCTCGCGGCGTGGCGGTCGTACGGGCTGCCCGTCATCCACACCCGTGAGGGGCATCTGCCCGATCTGTCCGACTGCCCGCCGTCCAAACTGGCTCGGGGCGGCATCGGGGAGAAAGGCGCCTTCGGCCGGATTCTCGTACGGGGTGAGTACGGCCACGACATCGTCGACGAACTGGCGCCCCGGGACGACGAGATCGTCATCGACAAACCGGGCAAGGGCGCGTTCTATGCGACCGAACTGTCCGACGTCCTCGAGAAGCTGAACACCAAGCAGCTGGTCGTCACGGGGGTCACGACCGAGGTGTGTGTGCACACCACGGTCCGGGAGGCGAACGACCGCGGCTTCGACTGTCTCGTCCTGTCCGACTGCGTCGGCTCCTACTTCCCGGAGTTCCAGCGGGTCGGGCTGCAGATGATCGCCGCGCAGGGCGGCATCTTCGGCTGGGTCGCCGACTCCCCCACTCTCATCGCCGCCCTCTCCGCCGAGGAGCCGAAATGACGACGACGCCCACCTCCGCCCCCATTCCGTACTGGGTGCGCGGCGACACCAACGCCTTCTTCGGCTTCGGCGTCAACGTGCTGGTCAACGTGCTCACCTTGACCGCGTTGTGCATCGGGGTCATCAAGATGCCGGCCTCGGACGTCTTCGGCGTCATCCTGCCCGCGCTCGGCATCGCCCTGGTCGCGGGCAACGTCTACTACACGTTCCTGGCCCGGCGCCTGGCCGCGCGCGAGGGCCGGTCCGACGTGACCGCCCTGCCGTACGGGCCGAGCGTGCCGCACATGTTCATCGTGATCTTCGTGATCATGTTGCCGATCTATCTGACCACCGGGAATCCGGTGCAGGCGTGGACGGCCGGCATCGCGTGGGCGTTCATCATCGGCGTGATCGTGCTGATCGGCGCGTTCGTCGGCCCGTACATCCGCAAGTACACGCCGCGGGCGGCACTGCTGGGCACCCTGGCCGGCATCTCGATCACGTTCATCTCGATGAACCCGGCCGGCAACATGTGGAACTACGCGTGGATCGCCCTGCCCGTGCTGGGACTGCTGCTGATCGGCCTGCTGACCGACGTCAAGCTGCCCTTCAACTTTCCCATCGGCCTGGCCGCGCTGCTCGTCGGCACGGCGATCGGCTGGATCGGCGGCGCCATGTCGGTGCCCGACGTGACCGCGGCCGCCCGCGACATCGCGTTCGCCTTCCCACATCTCAAGTTCGACCTGCTCCTCGACGGGTTGTCGGACATGGCGCCGCTGCTGGCCACGGCCATCCCGCTCGGCGTCTACAACTTCACGGAGGCGATGACCAACGTGGAGAGCGCGGCCACGGCCGGCGACCGTTACAACCTGCGCAGCGTGCTGCTGGCCGACGGCGCGGGCGCGGTGATCGGCTCCTGCCTGGGCTCGCCGTTCCCGCCCGCCGTCTATGTCGGGCACCCCGGCTGGAAGGCGGCCGGCGGCCGTACGGGTTATTCGATGGCGACCGGCGTGGTGATCGCGCTGCTCTGCTTCTTCGGCCTGTTCGGCCTGCTCGGGGCGATCTTCCCGACCGCCGCGATCGTACCCATCCTGCTCTACATCGGGCTGCTGATCGGCGCCCAGGCGTTCCAGGCCACGCCCCGCGCGCACGCGGCGGCGGTGGTCGCGGCGCTCATCCCGAACATCGCCGCCTGGGCCACCGGGCAGATGGACAACGTGCTCGCGGCCGCGGGCACGACGGCCGACGAGGTGGGCATCGGCGCGCTGGCCGGCGCGGGCGTGGTCTACGACGGGTTGAAGACCCTCGGTGAGGGCGCCATCCTGGCCGGTCTCGTGCTGGGTGCGATCGTGGCGTTCATCATCGACAAACGGTTCTGGCACGCGGCGGTCTTCGCGGGCTCGGGGGCGGTGCTCAGCTTCATCGGCCTGATCCACGCCGAGAAGGTGCAGTGGAACGCGGACGGCCAGGTGTCGCTGGGCTATCTGTTCCTCGCGGTCGTCTGCGTGCTGTTCGCCCTGAGCCGGCCGGCGCCCCGCGAGATCGACGCCGCCGAGCGCGAACTCGTCGAAGCGGCCTGACTCCGCCGTGGCGGTCCGGCGTTGCCGCGCCGGGCCGCCACCACCTCCGACGACCACAAGGAGACGCATGCAGCACGAGGTGGCCGCGGCCTTCGAGGCGTACGAGAAAGCTCTCATCAGCAACGACGTCGAGGCGATCCTCGGCTTCTTCGCCGCCGGCGCCGTCCGTTACGGGCTGGCCGATCAGCAGGTCGGGCTGGAGGAACAGCGACGCTGGCGGCTCGCCCAGCCACCGCTGCCGCCGGGCCGGTTCCTGCGGGACACGATCATTTCCCCGTACGGGGATCAGGTCGTCGTCGTCAACACCCGGTTCGGCTATCCCGGCCGTGACGTGCTGGGCCGGCAGTCGCAGACGTGGGTGCGGCTGCCCGAGGGCTGGCGCATCGTGGCCGCCCACGTCTCCGAGCCGCTGCCCTAGGACAGGCCCTAGCCGACGTAACGCCGGGCCTGCGACCGCCGCTGTGTCTCGTCCAGCACGGCCAGCCGCGCCTCGACCTCGGCCGGACGGGGTCGGCGCGCGGGCACCAGCCACGGCAGGCCCCGGACGGCGTCCCAGAGCGCGCGGGCCGACGTCCGGTCGCGCGGCACCGTACGGGCCAGGAAGAGCGAGCGGCGCAGGGCCGGGCCGAGGGGACGGCGCAGCCAGACGAACCACAGCGTGTTACGCAGACCGACCCGCCGGCGATGGGTGGCGTCGCGCAGGACCGAGGCCCGGTGGTGCACCACCAAGTCGTCCAGATAGCACAGCTCCCACCCCGCGCTGAGCAGATCGGTGGCCAGCAGCTCCTCCTCGCCGCCCAGCCAGAGCCGCGGGCTGAACCCGTCGACCTGCACGAACGCCTCCCGCCGGACCACCGAGGCGCCGGCCAGGAAACTGCCCAGCGCAGGGCCGGGCAGCCAGTCGGGACCGGGCACCGGCGAGTCGCGCAGCTCGGCGACGATCGGGTCCTCCGCGCCGGACGGCTCGACCACGATCCGCGCGTTGACCAGGGCGAGCCGGGGATGCTCGTCGAGCACGCCGGCGGCCCGGGTCAGCGAGCCGGGCTCCCACCACGTGTCGTCGTCGCAGAACGCCACGTACGGCGTCCGCAGCCGGGCCACCCCGATGTTGCGACCGACCGCGCCCTCGTTGCGGTCCAGCGCGACCACGTCCACGTCGGGGAACTGCGCCCGTACGGCGGCCGCGGTGCCGTCGGTGGAGCCGTTGTCGACCA from the Paractinoplanes abujensis genome contains:
- a CDS encoding regulator; amino-acid sequence: MTTTPTSAPIPYWVRGDTNAFFGFGVNVLVNVLTLTALCIGVIKMPASDVFGVILPALGIALVAGNVYYTFLARRLAAREGRSDVTALPYGPSVPHMFIVIFVIMLPIYLTTGNPVQAWTAGIAWAFIIGVIVLIGAFVGPYIRKYTPRAALLGTLAGISITFISMNPAGNMWNYAWIALPVLGLLLIGLLTDVKLPFNFPIGLAALLVGTAIGWIGGAMSVPDVTAAARDIAFAFPHLKFDLLLDGLSDMAPLLATAIPLGVYNFTEAMTNVESAATAGDRYNLRSVLLADGAGAVIGSCLGSPFPPAVYVGHPGWKAAGGRTGYSMATGVVIALLCFFGLFGLLGAIFPTAAIVPILLYIGLLIGAQAFQATPRAHAAAVVAALIPNIAAWATGQMDNVLAAAGTTADEVGIGALAGAGVVYDGLKTLGEGAILAGLVLGAIVAFIIDKRFWHAAVFAGSGAVLSFIGLIHAEKVQWNADGQVSLGYLFLAVVCVLFALSRPAPREIDAAERELVEAA
- a CDS encoding AtzH-like domain-containing protein — encoded protein: MQHEVAAAFEAYEKALISNDVEAILGFFAAGAVRYGLADQQVGLEEQRRWRLAQPPLPPGRFLRDTIISPYGDQVVVVNTRFGYPGRDVLGRQSQTWVRLPEGWRIVAAHVSEPLP
- a CDS encoding cysteine hydrolase family protein, which produces MPAVDAQPHPFSFALESVALLVIDMQRDFLLPGGFGESLGNDVAQLSRTIEPLSALLAAWRSYGLPVIHTREGHLPDLSDCPPSKLARGGIGEKGAFGRILVRGEYGHDIVDELAPRDDEIVIDKPGKGAFYATELSDVLEKLNTKQLVVTGVTTEVCVHTTVREANDRGFDCLVLSDCVGSYFPEFQRVGLQMIAAQGGIFGWVADSPTLIAALSAEEPK
- a CDS encoding glycosyltransferase family 2 protein produces the protein MPGSRSGIPAAVMDQRVGVVVITWQRRDEALAAVQRLSELPERPPIVLVDNGSTDGTAAAVRAQFPDVDVVALDRNEGAVGRNIGVARLRTPYVAFCDDDTWWEPGSLTRAAGVLDEHPRLALVNARIVVEPSGAEDPIVAELRDSPVPGPDWLPGPALGSFLAGASVVRREAFVQVDGFSPRLWLGGEEELLATDLLSAGWELCYLDDLVVHHRASVLRDATHRRRVGLRNTLWFVWLRRPLGPALRRSLFLARTVPRDRTSARALWDAVRGLPWLVPARRPRPAEVEARLAVLDETQRRSQARRYVG